In Phaseolus vulgaris cultivar G19833 chromosome 10, P. vulgaris v2.0, whole genome shotgun sequence, a single genomic region encodes these proteins:
- the LOC137818474 gene encoding 2-oxoisovalerate dehydrogenase subunit beta 1, mitochondrial-like, which produces MSTKFGRLVSLVCNRGFSTSSSVQKGGSEQGVKSLNLCSAINQALHIALDSDPRSYVFGEDVSFGGVFRCTTGLADQFGKKRIFNTPLCEQGIVGFGIGLAAMGNRAIAEIQFADYIFPAFDQIVNEAAKFRYRSGNQFNCGGLTIRTPYGAVGHGGHYHSQSPEAFFCHVPGIKVVIPRSPRQAKGLLLSCIRDPNPIVFFEPKWLYRLAVEEVPEDDYMLPLSEAEVIRQGSDITLVGWGAQLSIMEQACLDAEKEGISCELIDLKTLIPWDKETVEASVNKTGRLLVSHEAPITGGFGAEVSASIVERCFSRLEAPVARICGLDTPFPLVFEPFYVPTKNKILDAIKSTVKY; this is translated from the exons ATGTCAACCAAGTTTGGAAGATTGGTCTCTTTGGTTTGCAATAGAGGATTTTCCACCTCGTCCAGTGTTCAAAAGGGTGGTTCTGAGCAAGGTGTGAAATCATTGAACCTCTGTTCTGCAATTAATCAGGCTCTGCACATTGCCTTGGACTCTGATCCCCG TTCTTATGTGTTTGGAGAGGATGTAAGCTTTGGTGGTGTGTTCCGCTGCACAACTGGATTAGCAGACCAATTTGGTAAAAAGAGGATTTTCAATACTCCTCTCTGTGAGCag GGTATTGTTGGCTTTGGCATTGGTCTAGCAGCAATG GGAAATCGAGCCATAGCAGAAATCCAGTTTGCAGATTACATTTTCCCTGCTTTTGACCAG ATTGTCAATGAAGCTGCTAAATTCAGATACCGGAGTGGGAACCAATTTAATTGTGGTG GTTTAACAATTAGAACCCCTTATGGAGCTGTGGGCCATGGTGGGCATTACCACTCTCAGTCCCCTGAGGCTTTTTTCTGCCATGTCCCTGGTATCAAA GTGGTCATCCCCAGAAGTCCACGACAAGCAAAAGGGTTGTTGCTATCTTGCATTCGAGATCCAAATCCTATAGTATTTTTTGAACCGAAG TGGCTTTATCGTTTGGCTGTAGAAGAAGTACCGGAGGATGATTACATGCTGCCTTTATCTGAGGCTGAG GTAATTCGGCAAGGAAGCGATATAACACTTGTTGGATGGGGGGCTCAATTGTCTATAATGGAACAAGCTTGTCTTGATGCTGAAAAA GAGGGAATTTCTTGTGAATTGATTGATCTGAAGACACTAATTCCTTGGGATAAGGAAACAGTAGAAGCCTCAGTAAATAAGACAGGAAGATTGCTC GTTAGTCATGAGGCTCCTATAACTGGAGGTTTTGGTGCTGAAGTCTCAGCTTCCATTGTTGAGCGTTGCTTCTCAAGG TTAGAGGCCCCTGTAGCAAGAATTTGTGGTCTGGACACTCCTTTTCCTTTGGTTTTTGAGCCTTTCTACGTGCCAACAAAAAATAAG ATATTGGATGCAATAAAATCAACTGTGAAGTACTAA